TCTACCTCGTCATGAACAACGATTGGTCCACGCCACGCGTGAAGGGTGTGAACCTCCTCCTCGACTACGACCGTGAGCCGCGCACGGCGACGCTCCGGCGGATCACCCTCGATCGTTACCGGGTCAAGGCCGGCGGCTCGGTCACGGCGCGCGTGCTCGTCTCGCCCTACCGCGGCCCCGATCAGACGCTCACGCGCCAGATCGAGATCCCGCCCGAGACGCCCCCCGGGCCGTTGACGCTTCAGGTCGGCAGCGCCGCGTCGATGAACCGCGCGGACGACGTCGACGGCCCGGTCTCGCCGCGCGACCTCGACCAGCTCATCGTCCTGATCAACCGTCTGCGCCGCAACGACCGCGTCTACCTTCTCGCCTCGCGCGGCGACGTGGGCGCGCTCCTCGGCGGTGCACGCCTGCCGAACCTCCCGCCTTCGGTGACGACGCTCCTCACCCGCCCTCGAAGCTGGGGCAACTACGCGTCGATGCCGCAACGCGGCGTCCTCGAGGACGAGATTCCGGCGGATGCCGCGCTCGAAGGGTTCGCGCGCGTCACGCTCGAGGTCGAGGCGCCGTGAAGCGGGCGGTTCTCGCGACCGTGCTCGTCGTACTGGCGCCGGCCGTCCGCGCCGAGCAGACACGTCTCGCGGCCACACCACCCCTGCTGCTCCGCCTCGGCGACGCCGACGGCGTCGCCGTCACCAGCCTGGGCCGCCTCTTCCCGGCGCCCGCGATCACGCCGTTCGACAAGGCGAAGGACGGGCCGCTCGCGGCGCAGATCTTCGGCGGGACGCGGGATGCCGCGGGAGATGTCTTCCTCGCCACGGGCCCCGACGGTAACGTGATGCGCGTCGCCGGCTCGGGTCAGTCGGCGGTCTTCTTCCACGCGGAGGAACCGCTCGTCACCGCCGTGCTCGCGCTCCCCGGAGGCGATCTCCTGGCCGCGACCGCACCCGGGGGAAAGATCTACCGCGTCGGCGCGGGAGGAAAAGGAAGCGTCTGGTGCGACACCGGCGAGCGCTACGTCTGGGCTCTCGCCGTCCGCGACGACGGAAGCGTCCTCGCCGCCACGGGCGACCGCGGCCGGCTGCTCGCGATCGACAAAGGCGGAAAATCCTCGATCCTCTTCGACAGCCACGAATCGCACCTCGTGAGCTTGGCACCGGCGAAAGACGGCGCGTTCTGGATCGGCGGCTCGGGGCGGGGGCTCGTCTACCGGGTTGACGCGGCCGGTCACGGCGCGGTCGTTTACGACGACGATCTTCCCGAGGCCAAGGCGATCGCCGCCGACGGCGCCGGAGGGCTCGTGGCCGTGTTCGATGCGCCACCCGCGAGCGAGAGGCGCCCGCCCGCAGTGCGGATCCGCATGGCCGACGGGACGACGGCATCGTCCGGGAGCGGGATGGACGACCTCGAGACGACACGCCCGGCGCCCGCGCTCCAGGGAATCATCGAAGGTCTGCCCGTCTCCCCGGACGACGAGGGCGTGCGGCTCCGCGGCAAGGTCGTTCGGATCGCGCCGGACGGCACGGCCGCCGAGGTTTGGCGTTCGAACGACGAGGCCCCCTTCGCGCTCGCGATCGACGACGCGGGGCGGGCGATCTTCGCCACCGGAGAGCCGGCGCGCGTGTACCGCGTCGAGAGCGGCTCGGAGATCGCGCTCCTCGCCACGTTGCCCGAGGCGCAGGCCTCGATGCTGCTCCCCGCCGGCAAAGCGGTCCTCGCAGGGACAAGCAACCCCGGCGGGCTCTACCGCATCGACCGCGATCCGGTGGGTGCCGGAACGTACGTCGCGCCTCCTGCCGACGCCGGGGGCACCGCCCGCTGGGGACGATTGTCCTGGCATGCGGAGTCGTCCTCGGGGCGGGTCGAGCTGTTCACGCGCACGGGCAACAGCGAAGACCCGGACGGCACGTGGTCGGCATGGAGCGCCGCGCTCACCGATCCGCGGGGAAGCGTCCTCGGAAGCCCGGACGGCCGATTCCTCCAATGGCGGGTGCGATTGTCGGAGGGCTCGGGCGGCGAGCCGGCCATCGCCGGCGTCACCGCGAGCTACGCGACGCGCAACCGGGCGCCCACGATCAAGGACCTCCGCGTCGATCCGGCAAGCGGGGCCGTCTCCTCGAAGGCGACGTTCCGGTGGTCGGCGTCGGACCCGGACGGAGACGCCGTCTCGGTCGAGATCATGGCGCGCGCTTCCGGATCGAAGGAGTGGAAGCTCGCCGCACGCAGCGACCCGACGCCCGGCAAGTCCTCGGATCCGACCCTCGGCAACGACGCGTCGTCCAAGGACGGCAAGGCGACGTGGGATGTCTCGTCGTGGGACGAGGGAAGTTATGACGTCCGCGCCACCGCATCCGATCAGCCGGCGAATCCTCCCGGAGACGGCTTGGCGGCCACCGCCGACCTCGGGACCGTCGTCCGGGTCGACCGCACGCCGCCCACGATCGAGGCGCACCGCGACGGCTCGGGGCTCGAGGTGACCGTGACCGACGCGGTGTCGACGGTCGCCAAGCTCGAAGTCGTCGACAACGGGCGTACTCTCTTCGCGCCGCGCCCGAAGGACGGGGTCTGTGACGGACCGCGCGAGGTCTTTCACATCGCGGCGAGCGAGCTCGGATCCGCGGAATCGCTGCGCGCCACGGACGCCGCCGGGAACGCCGCCGAGATCGAGGTGCCGTCGAAATGAAATCCTTCAGCCGACGCCTTGCAGCGATCCTCGTCGCCGCCCTCGCGTGTGCCTGCGCCGCGCCGCGCGCGCGTCACGGAAACGAGGTCAACCTCGCGTTCTACTCGGACCCGACGTCGCTGTCGCTCATCGGCAACGCCGATTTGAACTCGACGCAGCTCGCATCGTTGATCTCCGACGGGCTCATCGGCTACGACGCGCACGGCGAGTACGTTCCGCTCGTCGCCCGCTCGTGGGAGATCGCTCCCGACGGTCTCAGCATCACCTTCCACCTCCGCCCCGGGGTCGTCTGGCACGACGGCGAGCCGGTGACCTCTTCGGACGTCGCGTACACGTTCAAGAAGGTCCGTGACCCGGCGACGCAGTCGCGGAGCTGGGCCGCGCAGTTCGCCGACGTCGTCGCCGTCGACACGCCCGACCCCGAAACGGCCGTCGCTCGATACGGCCATCCCTACGCGGATGCGCTCGACGCCTGGCGTGTCCCCCTGGTCCCCGAGCACGTGGCGAGCAAGGACCAGGATTTCCTGAAGGGTGCATTCGCCCAGGCCCCGGTCGGTTGCGGACCGTTTCGCTTCGCGCGGCGCGACCCCGGGCAGAGCATCGTGCTCGAGGCGTTCGATCGTTACTGGGGCGGGAAGCCGCGGCTCGATCGTGTGACCTTCCGCGTCCTCGCGAACGACCGGACCGCGTACGAGGCGCTCCTCCACGGCGACCTCGACGTGCTCGGCGTGCCGTCGGATCTCTGGCACGAGTCGTTGACGTCGGCGCGGGGGGCGCCGCTCGCGCGGTTCGTCTATTTTCGATTGAACGGCTGGAAGATCGACTGGAACATGGACGGGAGCAACCCGTTCTTCACCGATCCAAGGGTTCGCCGGGCGCTCGTGCTCGCGCTCGACCGCAAGCGATTCGCCGATACGATTGCCGGAGGACTAGCGCGCCCGGCCGTATCGAG
The Candidatus Polarisedimenticolaceae bacterium DNA segment above includes these coding regions:
- a CDS encoding ABC transporter substrate-binding protein, coding for MKSFSRRLAAILVAALACACAAPRARHGNEVNLAFYSDPTSLSLIGNADLNSTQLASLISDGLIGYDAHGEYVPLVARSWEIAPDGLSITFHLRPGVVWHDGEPVTSSDVAYTFKKVRDPATQSRSWAAQFADVVAVDTPDPETAVARYGHPYADALDAWRVPLVPEHVASKDQDFLKGAFAQAPVGCGPFRFARRDPGQSIVLEAFDRYWGGKPRLDRVTFRVLANDRTAYEALLHGDLDVLGVPSDLWHESLTSARGAPLARFVYFRLNGWKIDWNMDGSNPFFTDPRVRRALVLALDRKRFADTIAGGLARPAVSSYQPESPWFDRQLSPLPYDPREAARLLDEAGWKLAPGKTVREKDGRPFAFKVLTGSGVELLDRIAAWTQESLAGVGVAMSIEKIDGRGLIERRKAHKFEAAMASNQFDPIADQFELYHSSENNGGMNYGSFSDPEVDRLVSEGRTTLDPGARRALYEQLQRRLLELQPISYLFQFAQPVLHDANLLGIEHSPVGLYAFVPGLRAWHWSDAAARP